From Oncorhynchus tshawytscha isolate Ot180627B linkage group LG11, Otsh_v2.0, whole genome shotgun sequence, the proteins below share one genomic window:
- the LOC112233103 gene encoding zinc-binding protein A33-like has translation MADSFSLLEGDLSCPVCCEIFREPVILSCSHSLCRACLEETWSKGGTQDCPVCRRRSSRDQPPPNLALRHTCEILLRERETKDTPGPPKEPTEELTEESAKNATEGVVEEATGGLSQSENTSHRGPQGVCSLHSQKLQLFCLEDECLVCVECVLEHADHSFCSVGKAAGQRRKGLRPQLEALQKKMAAFSKAELTCDKMVAHIRVQTQRAERQIKEEFDKLHCFLRDEEVERLGVLKEEEEEKNKRMKERVDEISEIMSSLSDTIRAVEEKLAVDDDVSFLQSYKTIMERTQSVPEDPQLGSRALINLAKHLGNLSFQVWEKMQKAVKYTPVVLDPNTAHPSLYLSEDLTSLRPEDKLQSLPDNPERFDFYRDILGSEGFTSGTHFWDVEVGESDDWSVGVASESVSRKIDKKSGLWAVGVRDGEPYNMTKKTQRIRVSWDKWEVSFFRLSPHIRKLKTIQHKCTERMYPHFHLHNGQTLQILPGKVSLKVENHSV, from the coding sequence ATGGCAGacagtttctctctcttggaAGGGGATCTATCGTGTCCAGTGTGCTGTGAGATCTTCAGGGAGCCGGTGATCCTCTCCTGCAGCCACAGCCTCTGCAGGGCCTGTTTGGAGGAGACCTGGAGTAAAGGAGGGACGCAAGACTGCCCAGTCTGCAGAAGGAGGTCTTCCAGAGACCAGCCACCTCCCAACCTAGCCCTGAGGCATACCTGTGAGATTctactgagggagagggagaccaaggACACTCCTGGGCCCCCAAAGGAGCCAACCGAGGAGCTGACAGAGGAGTCTGCAAAGAATGCTacagagggggtggtagaggaggCTACGGGCGGGCTCTCACAGAGTGAAAACACCAGCCACAGGGGTCCACAGGGTGTATGTAGCTTACACTCCCAGAAGCTCCAGCTCTTCTGCTTAGAGGAtgagtgtctggtgtgtgtggagtgtgtgttggAGCACGCAGACCACAGCTTCTGCTCTGTGGGGAAGGCAGCAGGTCAGAGGAGGAAGGGACTCAGACCCCAACTGGAGGCCCTGCAGAAGAAAATGGCTGCCTTTAGCAAAGCTGAGCTCACCTGTGACAAAATGGTTGCTCACATCAGGGTGCAGACCCAGAGAGCAGAAAGGCAGATAAAGGAGGAGTTTGATAAGCTACACTGCTTCCTGAGggatgaggaggtggagagacTAGGTGTgctgaaggaggaagaggaggagaaaaacaAAAGGATGAAGGAGAGAGTAGACGAGATAAGTGAGATCATGTCATCTCTGTCAGACACAATTAGGGCTGTGGAGGAGAAACTGGCAGTGGATGATGATGTGTCGTTCCTGCAGAGCTACAAAACGATAATGGAGAGAACGCAGAGTGTGCCTGAGGACCCACAGTTGGGCTCAAGAGCACTGATCAACTTGGCCAAACACCTGGGCAACCTCAGTTTCCAAGTCTGGGAGAAGATGCAGAAGGCAGTGAAATACACACCTGTGGTTCTAGACCCAAACACTGCACATCCCAGTCTCTATCTATCTGAAGATCTGACCAGCCTAAGACCTGAAGATAAACTACAGTCTCTCCCAGACAACCCAGAGAGGTTTGATTTTTATCGTGACATCTTGGGTTCAGAGGGGTTCACTTCAGGGACACACTTCTGGGATGTAGAAGTCGGAGAAAGTGATGACTGGAGTGTAGGAGTGGCCAGCGAGTCTGTTAGTAGGAAGATAGATAAAAAAAGTGGATTATGGGCTGTTGGGGTACGTGATGGTGAACCTTATAACATGACGAAAAAGACACAGAGGATTAGAGTTTCCTGGGACAAATGGGAGGTGTCCTTCTTTCGTCTTAGTCCACATATTCGCAAACTCAAAACAATTCAGCACAAATGTACAGAGAGGATGTATCCACACTTTCATTTGCACAATGGTCAAACACTGCAGATCCTTCCAGGGAAAGTCTCTCTGAAGGTGGAAAACCATAGTGTATGA